Below is a genomic region from Rosa chinensis cultivar Old Blush chromosome 5, RchiOBHm-V2, whole genome shotgun sequence.
TACAAAGTgggacattaagcctaaacccctaattacaataagcatctagagcacgtcccgaaataatatcaagagtctctacaaagtacatgtattctaacaagcactaattagcaaagagtgtttTACTAGTTACTCCATTTTCTTTGACATAACgatgacataccggaaagataacttgatAACAACAAAGCATAATTACCAAACTcatagctttcctactatgttgccgtcAGAAAACAAATTcgacgacacttagtttcatcctgccactaggaggttgcaacTATTTAACCAtagatcgttgcctcactaggCCAGACAAAGCACTTTGAGTGCATACACAGGCATTTACCCCAACTAGCCCTACAAGAAACATGCATGTTCTTATTACGCGCCAATGACGCAACAAAACTAACAAacttagataaataaaactaaaaacagaaaaataaaaaaggcaaCCCAGGCAGCACCTAAGAAAAGGGCCTAAGCCCAAGCCGCATCACAGGTCACAGGAAGAACACGAGCCGCCAGGCTTGGCTGGCCCAAACCCACTACAGCCTCCGCTGTCGAACCAGCAGCTGTGCTGCCTTGCCAGAGTCGCTGGACATCTGCCATCAACACGCCATTCCCGACGCAGCGTGGGTGAGCACCGCCTCTGCCAATCATATTCTCCCCTAGATTGGATCCAAAGGACCCAACCCAGATCGGGTCAGCCCGATCAGAACCTCGTTGCTCCGCCACGACCACATCACCACCACGCTGAATCCATGACACCAACCCACTCTGCTGACCATGGCAGCGAGAAACCAACCAAAGCCCGACCCCCGCAACCTTCCCCTTCCTCACCTCACAAATTGCCACGATCTCCCCGATCTGAACAAGGATGTCGAATGAGGAAACCCGCCTCACCAAACCCACAAGGGACCGACAAAGGCCCGTCTGACGATGGCGAAAGGGCTCACCACCGGACAGGGAAGACAACCTCAACTTTTCTCTCAGACCTCTCTAGGGTTTTCCCCACGCAAAGAGTTCTTAAACAttcattcttcttaatgtgaagaagttttttttttttttttgagattctgtgttgaaattggctaaaatctagTCCTATATCACAACCAGCCTCATTGCCATCTCTAATTAAGATCCTAATGAAGAGAAGAGAATGAGTTTCAATTCACAATGTTCTGTTTTAACCACCCTATTGCCATCCCTAATCAAaatgaggagaagaaagtgAATTTCAACTCACGATGTTCTGTTTTACCCGCTTCATTGTCATCCCTAATCAAGATCAGAATCTGTTTTACAAAGAGAATTAAACATAAGATTCCAAGAAAAACACATTCAAACTGTGAATTATATTGCTGTATTTTAGACATTTCGTTTCTTGTGAATTGTGATCATTGTGCAGCAATTGTGTTGTGCTTCCATCTCAATAGTCTCTTATTCATTTGGTCAAATTTCCCAATACCCAAAACAGAACCTATTTTAGTAACATTTAAACCCTCATAAGAAGTTCTCTTTCTATTTGGCAAAATTTTTGAATTGAACGTCAATAATTTTCTTGTTTCTCAAGAAAAATCTTCAATATTCCACACGTTATTATGACCCTGTACCACATTGATGGGTTATaaagatagaagaagaaaaaagagcacTATTATGGCAATATCCcttcaataaaaaaatttattcacaAAAATCCCCAGGGTAATGAGAATCCGGTTTCCTTGCTGAAATTAATTCCTCCCAGAGCTTCaccaaaaatgaaaacttttgCACTAAGCAAAAATTCTTGATTACAAACTGGGTAGAGAAAAAGAACTAATAATTTAGAATTGATATAACCCTTGTGGATTCATGGATCAAAGAAAGGGGGAGGGGGGATGAAATTTACTATATTACTCTAATAATCTAAAATCTAACAGTATTAGGACCCCAGCAGTTCAATTCCATGACTTTTCTGAGCTTCTCCTCTTTTGACCTCTTGATCTGATTAGAAATGGCTGCAGAAGAAGTGGCAGAGAGTTTCATGGCCTGGGAATATGATCTGATGTTGGTCTTGGCATGTTGATGCAGTGACCTCAGAACACCATTCCATCTGCAAACTCCTTGGTCTTTCAGAGCCTCAACTGCTCCAATACTTGTTGCCACAATCCAAGCCCTGCAAGCTGCTCCAGCACTCatctttttttatcttttttttcctaTGATTTTTCTATgaatgaaaaagagaaagagaaagagaaagagaaagccCTAGTGGGTGAAAAATAAGGGTctggtttttcttttgggttttaTTGATTGGGAAATGGACAGAGCGGTCTATATATACTGGAGGAAGTGAGGAAACCAGGGCAGTAGCACCAGCTGttttgtaaccttgtttgaaAAAAGTCGGTGCAGTCCAATCCAGGTGTTTCGTTTGCCTGTTTTGGTGAGAATCTGTGGTAATTGCTAACCAAAACCATGTGCCAACTCCTCGGTTATTTCTCACGCGCCCTTTTCTTTCTTATTCAATTCAATCACCCAAAAAAGAGgagatttttttccctcaaCCCTTTCTTCTATGCATCTTCGGCCTAACATGTAACAACAAATGTGGTCCTAATTACTTGGCGTATGTGGTAATCCCCCTTCCCTAGCCTCTTGACTTGGAGGTTTCCTTATTGAAGAAAGGATTTAGATAGGGGGAAAACCTTCAAGTACTCCAGTCTCGCTTTGTTAACGAAATTAGAGTCTTCGgaaagaaaattattttttatatttggaatgcaaaatgaaataaaacaaatcacgaaggaaaagaaaatatgaggaaatgTGGTTCTTTTCATTTCgtactctcaagtctcaactctcaagagattcattttttcttcttctctccttgCATCTATCACtcaattttcattattttattgtattaattacaaacttatTTTAACCATTtttttagcaattttccttatgttaccaaacatcagaaatgaaaattcatgaaaaattcaATTTCTCATCCTATAGAAAAGACAACGAAATTACTTTACTTTCCGCTAACCAATGAGACCTCATGGTGGAGGGAAACTCCAAGTAAATCAATATTCATGGAGGTAAAAATCAGGGTGGTACAACTCTATGGAGAGTTAAGAATAGGTGATCTGGCTAATAAGGATGTGCAGGGATACATATAAAAGGAGGAAAACTCGAGGGGGCGCCGTAGAATTCAATCACGCCGGTGGTGGTACTACCAGTAAGAAGAGTACAGGTGCTGTGAGTGATCTTTGTCATAGCGACGATGACCATCAATGCTGTCGGCTTTGTGGTCCGATGGTTAATCACACCAAAGAAAGCTGCCCGTACACAAAGTATGTTCCACACAATGTGTCTCTTCCTGAAGGCCTTGTAAGACTTTCCAAGTGAAGGATGGCCACCCTCGCAGGAAGTGGAAAGCCTATGCTGCTATTCAGAACCTCCTTTCTCAATATTGCCTGCTTTCTAGGCATTCTCTTTTCCTTCTAGTGTTTCCACCATAACATTTTGCTATTACATCCTTTGTTATCGAATTTTGAATCTCTTTATCTGATAATGGAGATTAAGCCATCTTTGTGAGGACACAATGTAATGCATGCATAACTCCTGACCTCAGTGATGCAGTTATAGACTAATACATGCCCCCATTATCTGGCTGAGCTTAGTAGGAAGTAAGAACTAAAAAGATGAAGCTATTAATCCCAAACTGAGCAATACAGCTCTCTTTCTATTGCTGATAACTACCAGAGAGTTTTGCTGAACAGGCAAGGAGAGAATATCTACAttgcagaaaacaaaagaatcgATTAAGGCCAACATAGATTTTGTGCATCTGCAATCACAAAATAAGAAATCTTTCTACTCAATGACAAGAAAATCTACTTTGTACAGACTGTCCGGACGGTGATATATCAAACTGAGGCCTATTCACAGAGAGCATGTGATTAGTTAGAGGCTCAACTGAAATGAGCAATGTCAATCCCGTCCGGGATTTTAAATGTGTCAGATGCACCAAACTTCCTTCTCTCTCCACTATCTTCTGGATATTCTTCCTCATTACTACTATCATCATCGTCATCATGGGAGCTAGCTGGTGACGCAGGGTCAGATATACTTTTGGATCGCTTCGATGGCGTGGCAAGCATGCTTAATTGGCCAAAGTGAGAAATTTCGACAACGACCGTGTCATCGTCAACTGGAAGAGGTTGTTTCCATGGTTCCCCATCAATTCTCATGAATGTATGGTCGACTGCGCCCTTGCAAAACTCAAAACGTATTCTGTGTGCCTGCAATGAATTGTGATATGTTTCGTCAGAGAGACAGCCCAACAACAGAGGGAATTAAAACTTCTTAGAGAGAGATGAATGGGGTCAGCCAACTACCATGAAActgatatatttatatatactcTCATATTGGAAGCTAGTATGTGTTCATATTCGTATGACAGAAATAGATGAGCAAAAGTTTTTAATTTATCATACTTGTGCAAGACGAGTCCCATGTCCCTTAGGAGCAAGTAACGCAAGCCCATGCCAGGCATCTCTAAAGCCAACAATCTCAAGAAGGCCATCATCCACATATGGAGGAGTTAAATCCCGCTGTAAAGCACATATCATTTGGAAAAGACATTAAATTTTGTTGGTAAGACACACTGATACTTTTAAATTGAAACTTAATAAAGAGCTGATATATCTGAAACAGATGGGAGAACAATCAAAACTCACATATCGCAGTTTCTTTCTATTTGGCTTCCCCCATGGATCAAGACCACCAGAAAAACTCGGTAAATTGAGGCAAACAATAGACCTAATGCTGTAAATCAAAGATAAAAACGTGACTCATGGAAATgctgcttatatatatatatatatttttttttatgtgcttGAAAATGGAGTGCAAGTGTGAAGTACGTTAAAATTGGAGAGTAAAAGTCCTTCCCAATACAAAATCCTATAATAAGGCGACAAATGATATAAGGCACAAATGAATGGAAACATGAGGATGAAAACAATGTAAGCTTCTAATTAGTTAATTCAACTGCTAAATAATGAATAATATTATCATATCCATGTCAACCTCATGAAAACATGTTCCAGGGACACTGTACAACTTCTTTAGTTTAAGAATGCAAAATGCAATGCTGCAATTTGTTTTCTGgaagtaccaaaaaaaaaaaaaaactttgtagGAATAGTGGGTTCGGAGATTAGAGAAGCATAACAGTAGAAGGATAGTTAAAAGATATATTGTCTCACCTGGGAGATATGTGAAGCTCCTCCCAATGACCTTGTCTTTTCATGATCTTAATCTTTGTCAGATGTGCTATATTCCTGCGAAGAAGTTAAGGCATCTCAGTTCTCAGTAAAGACAACAAAGTCTAACTAAGTTCTACCAATCTAACCAAAAAGAAGAACTGTTGACAGCATAGGTCCAGAACTGTATAATGCACTCATCCATGTCCCAATTTAAGAGTATTGCAGAAACAAAGTGAACAAGAAAGTGACCGTGTTATAGCTTATAATGCTGCaatatatcttcctttttttttttttttttgatcatcTCTTTGCAAAAGTCTATTTTTCAAAAGTCGCCCAAAAGTTTAGGTCCTGTGTGGTAGCTGTGGTCAGTGGTATCAATGAAAAGCCGAGGAGTGCATAGTCAGTCCAGTGGGACCAAAGAAGTTTTAAATGTTGAGGGGAGAAGTGGTAATGCCATGAAGACAGTCAATACATTGAGAATTTAAGATTCTTATTTTTGTCTATTTCTTTCTCAGAAGACATTATACAGTTtcaccaaaactaaaaaaataaaaaataaaaaaatcgtACAGCTGAGCCAAAGAAAAATATGCAAAAGGAAAAACTAACCTTGAAGAAGGATGCATTAGAGAAGCAAAGAACCATCCTTGAGTACATCCAAGCTTGAAGTAGGTACTCtgatccaattaaaaaaaaaaattaaacaatgaTAAGAAGCAAGTTCAAAAAGGACGTAACAGGAAAATGATAACGGATTGATGGCAGCTTCAAAACTCTGTTGTATAATATGTATACGTAATAATTACATATACATATTACATAGTTTATAGACACGTGTTGTAATACTAATTTTGACCCATGATGTTAAAGATGCAGAAAATAGTTTAGTACTTGATTAATTAACTGGTTGTTAAACTTTTCAGCGTGCAACTTTCTCTGAGCATGAAAATCATATGATATTTGAGCATCCATTCCTGTATAAAACAAAATACATTTGTCAGGAAACTTCACAACGGCATTCTAGCCTACTAGTTACTGGACCAGACAAGTATCTACATCCAAACAGTTAACACTATGCAGTTCTTTTCTGATACAAAATTAGAAAATCGACACAACAACTCCATTGAGTGATTAATATCTTTCATCTTTAAATAATTAGCACGACTATCATCACTCTCCCCCCATATCATGTCATAACACACTTGGCTGCTTGATTTTAACGTAGCTTGCAGGAAGGCATTTCTCTCAATATACACCAAAGGGCGAGATTTATATATAGGAGGCATGCATATTACAGTGGAATAACTGTACAAAATATATGAGCTTCTAAAGATGATATAGGATACTTTGCTCAAATACAGACATTATGAGGTTCTACTCCACTTTATAGGAGAAACATTTATATTACAGAGTGATGCAATAATGTACATAAGATATGAGCTTCTATAGATGATATAGGAAATTTTCCTATCACACATATTGACATTCAATGCAGAAATCTCTTGTAAGATACGAGATGCTTGCAATGAGTACAATACCGTGCTTAAATTTCGAGTTTTCCTTGGTAGGATCTTTGTTTATAAAACTTGGAAAGTAGATTAAATTTTATGCTCATTTCCATTCCTCACAACTGCAAATCGAAAACTGCAACCCTCAAGATAATATCCAAAATTCATAGGCACACACAAACATAATAGTGGAACTCTTGATTTAAAAGACATTTTATTATTCTTGAATTCTTACCCATGCTAAAGTAGTTCCAAAATCCCCCACGAAATGTCTGGAAGCCCTCCTGAGAACAGCCAACAGTTACTGTATATTAATACCAAGTATGCTAAACCAATCCATACTGCGATGAAACCAAAACCAAGATAACCAAGAGACACAAAACAAACCAGATTGAGTGTATCAGTTTTGGAGACCTGATGAAATGCATGCAAAGAATGCGGTAGGTCCAGAGGTGCAATAGGATCACATGAACCTTCCTTTGGAGTCCTCATTCTCATAATGATGTGCCAGCTGAGATATACAGAAAAGGTGAAAGAAAAGACTATGTTCAACTCTTCATTGATGAGTGATTCACTGAGCAGGAATTTAGCTGTAAAGGCCTATTACATAGGTATTGATGTGTGAACAAAGCACGAAAAAGTCAATTTGTGAAAAATAATGGTTTTTACCTgtcaattttcatttcctttgctGTCTTCACTTGGTTCAAGAAATACTGCACAGATTGTCGGTCTGTCCCAGGATTTTTCTTTCCCTATAAAGTTAAGAACAGATTATTTCCCAAGTCTACTACTGAACTGAGTCAATGCACCAACAGTTACTATGAAGATATAGATTTCATGATCTAGTCCACATAGAGACACCCAAACATGTAGAAATGTTCTTTTAAATATACTAAATGTAAATGTAACTAACTGACATTACTGGTAAACAAATGAAACTATAAATGCAGTTGTAACTTATTAGCTATTACAAAACAATAGCAAATAGCAGATAGATTACAGAATACAGACACGAGACTATACACTTGATAGTTCACACTTATTAGATGCAGAGACATATTTTCCTATACTGCCGAAACTACAATAGGAAATATGCAGGAAATGGCCCCATTTCCACATTAATACTTGACGACTTCAGAGTGCTCTGACTAGATGATCAAGGCAAGTGAGATTAACAAAACCAGAggcaaaagaaatgaaaaaccaAAGTGGCAATGACCATCAAGTAATTAACATATGTTAAAGTACACAAGGTTAGCAAACAACATATTACCCATCCAAACGCGAAATGGACATTATTTCCAGTTCCCAATGGCATCGTGGCGATTGGAGGTGGGTTAGGCAGTTTAAGATCAGAAACTACACTGAGGAGCCAGCCAGCTGTACCATCTCCACCTGCAGCCTATCAATGCAACTGCCTATCAATTCGAAGATAACAGAACAAATTCATATGCTACTTAGGACACGCGCACACCTCTCGACATACACAAGCTTACACAAACAACGGAAACTCACAATTATTCTTAACCTCTTCTGGATATCAGCAGCCAAAACATCTCCTCTGCCCTTGAGTGTTTCCAAAGCAACATAGAGCTTGTGAAGCACCTTGTCAGGAGCCGTTTGTCCCAAGTCAAATACCTGAAAAAGATCACTTAAAACCAATCTTCACGCACACAATTCCATGAAGTAAAAATGACAAGTGTCCGCGGCCGAAAACCAAACCTGGTGCTCATTGAGAAGGGCTCTATATGTAAGAACAAGTTCACCTCCAAGCTGACCACCACTTCTAGTATTAACAAACACTATCACCGGACACGCAGGTGCAAATTTGATCTTCGGCACCGCCCCGCCCACAAGTATGTAATTCGGAATGTAAAAATCCTTCAACTTGCCTCTATTTCCCACCATTGCCTCCCAACtacaaaagttttcaatcaattcaCATAATTCCATTTCATCACCTAATAAATTTCCAATCACAAACAAAGCACCAATTCTCCTATCAATAACAAACATTTTGCATCGAATTTCACATTCCAACCTCCTCGAAACGAGACCGTGTATAGAGTCTCGCAAGCGGCAACCGGAAATGCGATTCGGGAACTCCATTACCGTTATGTGCGTTAACTTTTCCGGTAGCACAGGGCAGTAGAGTAGTTATATATAAACCAAGCGATCATGAGGTTTGTGCTTTACCTGGAACAAGAAGCTTCGTTGAAATTTCGAAGCAATCAGATTGAGATTCAGAATCGGAACAAAAGCCACTGTTCTATCCAAAATTAAAGCAAGGCTGCGATTCGATTCGGACAAGGACGAATCAGAGAGGAAAGGAATTAGAATCTTCGCCGGTTTtggtttttccttttgattttgatttggatttggatttcggAATTTCTAGGGGTTTGGTTAGTTGAACACGAAAGAGGATGCTTTTTATAGGCGGACAAAAAAGAGGCAAAAAAGATTTGAACTCGTCACCAAAGGTGCTTTGTTTTGGGCTTTTCGGGGAGGTGGTTATCGTCTGCGGAGAGGTCTATGGGGCCTTGTGATTACGCGGCGAGTTGGAATTTGTCACGTGTGTACGTGTCTGCGTTGGTTTTGGTGTAAAAATAGGAGATGGGTACGAAGTGCCGAAGGGGAAAGGGTTCAACGCGGTGTCACCTTTTCTGGCAATTGCACAGAAGTTCAGGCCAGCAATACAGGCTGGCCTCTGCGGTGGGCTGGATCGGCATGATATGGGCCTAAAGGTTTTTTCTTAACCCTAACCCGACTGCTTGACTCGCTCATCATATCGGATCACTCAACAATTAACATTGATCTGGCATAACTTCCAATATTATaaaagtcatgggttcgattctcattGACATATGTAACGATGGGTTGGGCTAAgggtttttttattaatatatatatatatatatatatatatcaaattagTCCGATCGAACTAATGTCCAACAtaaaccgttcatgttcataatgataaatcacgattatgaacgCCTTAATGACaatcaatttgattgaaaatttgcaaaactGATATGCTCATGAAGACCTAAAAATTAAGCGGTCAAGATGCCGATATATAATCGAAATTTAGGTCCCACAAGAGATTTCTTaaattggcaaaaaaaaaaggatctttTAGTGGAATGACCCTGTGTAGTTCTCAATATAAAAAAAGGATTGGTCCGTACACTACCTGAACTATTGCTcattataaatttaaaatttcaatACCTCACGTTTTGAAAATATCATAATATCCTTACccccgaccgaagattggtaccTAGAGCCATTAGCCGTTATAGAGATTGCTAGCCGTCAATTTTTGAATGGTATTTTCGTCCCTTCCGTTACAAAGGCTTATTTTCTATatttaatcatcgatgtaaataatcaatctcatgagaatattccggattatggttatgtccaagagacatcattgggggacgctccaatgtcaaaaccaattccagataatagagagatctctatgaattacactagtgtacatgagatgatggatagaaattctatggctattgatgatgcatttgcatatcatattgcaaaatgaattatagaatatgatgatatcgaacctcgctctgtcgaagaatgtcaacaaagagcggattggcctaaatggaaagatgcgatccaggctgaattagattcactagcaaagagacaagtatttgggcctataacgcagacaccctcagatgtaaaacctgttagcgataaatgggtctttgttagaaagcgtaatgagaaaaatgaggtggttagatataaagcccttCTTGTgacgcaaggtttctcacaacgccctggaatcgactacgatgagacatactctccggtaatggacgttataacgtttcgctaccttgtcagtttggtagtttccgaaaaacttaacatgcagcttatggatgtggttacaacatatctctatggagatctagatgcagagatatatatgaaggttccagatggacttcaattacccaaatcaagtggctctaaaccacggagagggttttcaataagattaaaacgctcactatatggattaaaacaatccggatggatgtggtataaccgtccaagtgactacttgattaggaagggatatattaataatgaaatatgcccatgcatgttcattaaaagaacaagttccggattggcaatcgtagcagtttatgtcgatgacatgaacctaattggaactctagatgagttgaatgaaactgctaaatacttgaaatccgaatttgagatgaaagatcttgggaaaaaacggttttgtctcggtttagaactcgagcaccgtagtgatgggattttgatccatcagtcttcatatactcagaaaattctaaggcgctttaatgaagataaagcaaagcatgTGAGTACTctcatgatcggtcgtagtcttgagcccagaaaagatccgtttcgcccaaaggatgaggacgaagaactattagaggccgaagtgccctatttaagtgcaacaggcgcattattgtacttagttcaatgcacaataccggatatctcatttacagtgaacttgttagctcgacatagctctgcgacAACACGCCGCCAACTATACGATATTCGTAAAGATGAATTTAGCCCATCTTGTACCCAAAAAAAGCTGAAGTCAGCTTATCCTAATGCTTTAATTTATTAATGCAGTTCTATTATACATTCACATATATCTAAAGTCTTGAGTATGAGTTTTCTACTTCGACAAAGCTTTCATTTGTTTCAATTTTCTGCGGAAAGAGTCACCTTCAACTCACGGTATGCCACGATGCTAGTGCTCCTTTGATGTCATCAATTAATTGAAAATTTAAGCACCTATTGActtctcatcttcttctagAGTGCTCCCATTATTGAAACTTGGGTTAGTCTCCCAAAAATTCTAGAGCCACTAAATGTACATGATTGCTATAAATTACATAGTTTATATCTAAATCATCAAAACATACATCCAACTCAGGGTCCAGACCTCAATCATCGAGCTTCCATCGTGGTAATGGTAATCATGTTTCCTGTTTTGCTTCTTCCTTCACTAATGAAGGTATCACCATCCATGGAACTTCGTTCTGTGAAGAAACCAGGCTCCTTCGGTTCAGGCAACATTGCTCCCTCGTTGCTTAACATGAACACCACTGATGACATTACTGGTCTGTCGATGGGCCGCTTTTGCACGCATAATAGACCAACTTGTATACATCTTAGTACCTCAAGCTCAACATATGAGTCCTCCAAGCATGGATCTAATAGTTCCAAAACCTTTTCTTTGTTCCATAGTAGCCAGGCCTGGGACAATTGCAAATCACATTCCTTTagtcacacacatatatatatggaaaaacTAAGGTTCAAAATAAAGACACATAATCATCTAATGCCTTACATGTCCCAGAAGACTGTGATGGTGATCTGGATGATGAAACCCTCTGTTCTTTCTGCCACTTACCATCTCTAGCAAAAGCACTCCAAAACTAAAGACATCGGATTTCACTGAAAAGTGCCCATCAATTGCGTACTCGGGAGACATATACCCACTGCATGTAAACAATACAATTTAAGTAACTGATCATATTTGGAAATCATGAAtttgttttggttgttgaaGGCATTGATGATCTATGTTACTATAACTCACTATGTGCCAATCACTCGTTTTGTCTTTGCTTCAGTCTGATCAAGTCCAAAAATTCTTGCTATGCCGAAGTCAGATATTTTGGGGTTCAGCTCATTGTCGAGTAAAATGTTGCTACTCTTGAGGTCCCTATGAATGATTCTCAATCTGGAGTCTTGGTGGAGGTAGAGAAGTCCACGTGCAGTTCCAATTATAATGTTGACTCGTTTTTGCCAATCAAGCgatttctttctattttcatcTGCACAAGTCATCAATCATGTCAAATTTGGTTAAATTTTCTTTTGCTGAGACATAAAAAGAGCCTAATCATACCACTGTTCTATTGAGTAAACTACAATGAAAAGTAGTAAAAGAAACGAGGTTCCAGACCGAAAATAAAGCAGTTCAAGCTTTTATTAGGCATATACTCATAGATTAGCATCCTCTCTTGTCCTTCAATGCAGCAGCCCAAAAGTTTAACAAGATTCCTGTGTTGAAGGTTGGCTATCATCGTAACTTCATTCTTAAACTCATCAATACCTTGCCCGGAATCTTTTGAGAGTCTTTTTACTGCTACTAGTTGTTCTTGTGCTAGGTTGGCCTGAAAATTACTGTAAGTTTTAAGATTACATTGATAGACAATGAGATCAACTGTCGATTTCTTACCTTGTAAACTGGACCAAAACCTCCCTCCCCAAGTATGTTTGTCCCTGAGAAGTTATTGGTGCCTGCTGCAATTGTATGAAAATCAAACAGTGGCAACTCCATGTCTTCCTTATTCGATCTTGAACCTATATAAGAggtaaaaaaggaaaagagatgtATCAAATTAATTTGCAAAGTGCATATGAATAATCAAAGGGAACTGTCCTTTTTATTGCTTGGTAAGATTTGCAGAAGCAAATACAAGATATTCATAAAGGCCACCGGACAGGACATGAACATGAAAGGACTGTGTAAACAGTTTCACCAATTATATTTTGTTTCCACAAAACATTAGGCAAGGTCACTATGCTTACCCctcttctttcctttcttcttccaaattatAAGCCAACATGACACTCCCAGCAAAATTAGAACACAAGCTGCTGAGATGACCGCTATGAGCACtattcttttctccttctgacCGGCATGACCTAAAGATCATATGATGTTTAACACTCAGATATTAGTCAAACGTCTTAACTGTCTCACATAATTACTTACTAAAAGTGTAGTGTAATTGCAGTCATCTTCTTTGACCTGTTTCAGCAGTTTTTCGTGCATTAGCATGTCTAAATGGAAGC
It encodes:
- the LOC112165473 gene encoding diacylglycerol kinase 5 isoform X4, whose protein sequence is MEFPNRISGCRLRDSIHGLVSRSWEAMVGNRGKLKDFYIPNYILVGGAVPKIKFAPACPVIVFVNTRSGGQLGGELVLTYRALLNEHQVFDLGQTAPDKVLHKLYVALETLKGRGDVLAADIQKRLRIIAAGGDGTAGWLLSVVSDLKLPNPPPIATMPLGTGNNVHFAFGWGKKNPGTDRQSVQYFLNQVKTAKEMKIDSWHIIMRMRTPKEGSCDPIAPLDLPHSLHAFHQVSKTDTLNLEGFQTFRGGFWNYFSMGMDAQISYDFHAQRKLHAEKFNNQLINQSTYFKLGCTQGWFFASLMHPSSRNIAHLTKIKIMKRQGHWEELHISPSIRSIVCLNLPSFSGGLDPWGKPNRKKLRYRDLTPPYVDDGLLEIVGFRDAWHGLALLAPKGHGTRLAQAHRIRFEFCKGAVDHTFMRIDGEPWKQPLPVDDDTVVVEISHFGQLSMLATPSKRSKSISDPASPASSHDDDDDSSNEEEYPEDSGERRKFGASDTFKIPDGIDIAHFS